A region of Chitinophaga horti DNA encodes the following proteins:
- a CDS encoding N-acetylglucosamine kinase, with the protein MPANTMLIADSGSTKTEWCLLQGDKSTTYHTQGISPYFQDQEQITAIFKTELLSQMPAGTSIEAVYFYGTGCASPINAKKVLNSLQASFSQSACEVQHDLMAAARGLCGRTPGVASILGTGSNSCYYDGSTIVSNNPGLGYVLGDEGSGTFLGKKILQYYLYHTFDDEMRFRFDQRFNVTKDEILDNVYRKPLANRYLASFVPFLAENRGHFMIENILEDGLNEFFFNHLYKYRESWTVPLHFTGGIAWHFKDVLEELCQLFELQLGQIMKSPMTGLVSYHREA; encoded by the coding sequence ATGCCTGCAAACACGATGCTGATAGCCGACAGTGGATCTACCAAAACGGAATGGTGCCTGTTACAGGGAGATAAGTCAACAACCTACCATACACAGGGCATCAGCCCGTACTTTCAGGACCAGGAACAAATCACTGCTATATTTAAGACTGAGCTGCTGTCGCAAATGCCCGCCGGCACGTCCATCGAAGCCGTATACTTCTATGGTACCGGTTGTGCCAGTCCTATCAATGCCAAAAAGGTGCTGAACAGCCTGCAGGCGAGCTTTTCACAATCTGCGTGTGAAGTGCAGCACGATCTTATGGCCGCTGCACGCGGACTTTGCGGTCGTACTCCCGGCGTAGCGAGTATCCTGGGCACTGGTTCTAATTCCTGTTACTACGACGGCAGCACGATCGTCAGCAACAATCCTGGTTTGGGCTACGTGCTCGGCGACGAGGGCAGTGGTACTTTCCTGGGTAAGAAGATATTGCAATATTATCTATATCATACGTTCGATGACGAGATGCGTTTCCGGTTCGATCAGCGGTTCAATGTAACCAAAGACGAAATTCTCGATAATGTGTACCGCAAACCGTTGGCTAATCGCTACCTGGCCTCGTTTGTGCCCTTCCTGGCCGAGAACCGCGGGCATTTTATGATCGAAAATATATTGGAAGACGGGCTGAACGAGTTCTTTTTTAATCATCTGTATAAATACCGTGAAAGCTGGACCGTACCTTTGCACTTCACGGGAGGCATCGCCTGGCACTTTAAGGATGTGCTGGAGGAATTGTGCCAGTTGTTCGAACTGCAACTCGGCCAGATCATGAAGAGTCCTATGACCGGATTGGTGAGTTACCACCGCGAAGCTTAA
- a CDS encoding fumarate reductase/succinate dehydrogenase flavoprotein subunit, whose protein sequence is MLNAKIPAGPLETKWSKYKSTVKLVNPANKRKIEIIVVGTGLAGASAAASLAELGYKVKAFYFQDSPRRAHSIAAQGGINAAKNYQNDGDSVFRLFYDTVKGGDYRAREGNVYRLAEVSASIIDQCVAQGVPFAREYGGLLSNRSFGGTQVQRTFYAAGQTGQQLLLGAYSAFQRQVALGNIKAYSRHEMLDVVKVDGKARGIIARDLVTGKLERHFGHAVLLCTGGYGNVFFLSTNAMGSNVTAAWKAHKRGAYFGNPCFTQIHPTCIPVSGDHQSKLTLMSESLRNDGRIWVPKKQNDNRKASDIPEEERDYYLERRYPAFGNLVPRDVASRAAKERCDAGYGVGASKLAVYLDYAEAIERYGKIEAGKRGLENISKDEIIRMGKEVVKEKYGNLFDMYAKITGENPYETPMRIYPAVHYTMGGLWVDYELMTTVPGLYCLGEANFSDHGANRLGASALMQGLADGYFVIPYTIGNYLADDIQTKAIPTTHEAFEEAERNVKATLDQFINIKGKHSVDHFHKALGKIMWDKCGMARNEQGLKEAIQEIQALRAEFWKDVRVPGTTDEFNPELEKACRVADFLELGELMCRDALNRKESCGGHFREESQTPEGEAQRDDENFSYVAAWEYKGESNFELHKETLNFEIVHPTQRNYK, encoded by the coding sequence ATGTTGAACGCAAAAATTCCTGCTGGTCCGCTCGAAACCAAATGGAGCAAATATAAAAGCACCGTTAAGCTGGTTAACCCGGCTAACAAGCGCAAAATCGAAATCATCGTAGTAGGTACTGGTCTTGCCGGCGCCTCTGCTGCAGCTTCTCTCGCTGAACTGGGTTACAAGGTAAAAGCCTTTTACTTCCAGGATAGCCCCCGCCGTGCGCACAGTATCGCTGCACAAGGTGGTATTAACGCTGCCAAAAACTACCAGAACGATGGCGACTCCGTGTTCCGCCTGTTTTATGATACCGTAAAAGGTGGTGACTACCGCGCCCGTGAGGGTAACGTTTACCGCCTGGCCGAAGTTTCTGCCAGCATTATCGACCAGTGCGTGGCACAGGGTGTTCCCTTTGCACGTGAATATGGTGGATTGCTGAGCAACCGCTCTTTCGGTGGTACACAGGTACAACGTACCTTCTACGCAGCCGGTCAAACCGGTCAGCAGCTGCTGCTGGGCGCTTATTCCGCCTTCCAGCGTCAGGTAGCTTTGGGCAACATTAAAGCCTACAGCCGCCACGAAATGCTCGACGTAGTAAAAGTTGACGGCAAAGCCCGCGGCATCATTGCCCGCGACCTGGTTACCGGTAAACTGGAACGTCACTTTGGCCACGCCGTATTGCTTTGCACGGGCGGCTACGGTAACGTGTTCTTCCTGTCTACCAACGCCATGGGCTCTAACGTTACCGCTGCCTGGAAAGCGCACAAACGTGGCGCTTACTTCGGTAACCCTTGCTTCACGCAAATTCACCCGACTTGTATCCCGGTATCCGGCGATCACCAGTCAAAACTGACCCTGATGTCTGAGTCGCTGCGTAACGACGGCCGCATCTGGGTGCCTAAAAAACAGAACGACAACCGTAAAGCGTCCGATATTCCAGAAGAAGAAAGGGATTACTACCTCGAAAGAAGATACCCTGCCTTCGGTAACCTCGTACCCCGCGACGTGGCTTCCCGCGCTGCAAAAGAAAGGTGCGACGCCGGTTATGGTGTAGGTGCTTCCAAACTGGCGGTTTATCTCGATTATGCAGAAGCGATCGAACGTTACGGTAAAATCGAAGCAGGTAAACGCGGCCTGGAAAACATTTCCAAAGACGAAATTATCCGCATGGGTAAAGAAGTAGTAAAGGAAAAGTATGGTAACCTCTTCGACATGTATGCGAAGATTACCGGCGAAAACCCTTACGAAACACCAATGCGTATCTATCCTGCGGTACACTACACAATGGGCGGCCTGTGGGTAGACTACGAACTGATGACCACCGTACCTGGTTTGTACTGCCTCGGCGAAGCCAACTTCTCCGATCACGGTGCTAACCGCCTGGGTGCATCTGCACTCATGCAAGGCCTGGCCGACGGTTACTTCGTAATTCCTTACACTATCGGTAACTACCTGGCTGACGATATCCAGACCAAAGCTATCCCTACCACCCACGAAGCTTTTGAAGAAGCGGAAAGGAACGTGAAAGCTACGCTCGACCAGTTTATCAATATCAAGGGTAAACACTCGGTTGACCACTTCCACAAAGCGCTGGGTAAGATCATGTGGGATAAATGCGGTATGGCGCGTAACGAACAAGGCCTGAAAGAAGCCATCCAGGAAATTCAGGCACTGCGTGCTGAGTTCTGGAAAGATGTACGTGTACCGGGTACAACAGACGAGTTTAACCCTGAGCTGGAGAAAGCCTGCCGCGTTGCAGACTTCCTGGAGCTGGGCGAATTGATGTGCCGCGATGCGCTTAACCGTAAAGAATCCTGCGGCGGTCACTTCCGCGAGGAATCACAAACTCCGGAAGGGGAAGCACAACGTGACGATGAAAACTTCTCGTATGTAGCGGCCTGGGAGTACAAAGGTGAAAGCAACTTCGAGCTGCATAAAGAAACGCTGAACTTCGAGATCGTACACCCGACACAGCGTAACTACAAATAA
- a CDS encoding succinate dehydrogenase/fumarate reductase iron-sulfur subunit, protein MNLTLKVWRQKNAKDAGHFETFPVSDVSKDMSFLEMFDVLNERLINEGKEPIAFDHDCREGICGMCSMYINGRAHGPWDETTTCQLHMRAYNDGDTITVEPWRANAFPVIKDLTVDRRSFDRIIEAGGYISVNTGNAVDANAIPINKTDADAAFAAAACIGCGACVAACKNSSAMLFVSAKVSQLALLPQGQPERQERALNMVAQMDKEGFGSCTNTGACEAECPKGISLTNIARLNREFIGAGFGKED, encoded by the coding sequence ATGAATCTTACTCTTAAAGTTTGGCGCCAGAAAAATGCGAAAGACGCGGGGCATTTCGAAACCTTTCCGGTGTCTGATGTGTCGAAGGACATGTCTTTCCTGGAGATGTTCGACGTGTTGAACGAGCGTTTGATCAATGAAGGGAAAGAACCTATCGCATTCGACCATGATTGCCGCGAAGGCATCTGTGGTATGTGCTCTATGTATATCAACGGCCGTGCACACGGTCCGTGGGACGAAACCACAACCTGCCAGCTGCACATGCGTGCTTACAACGATGGCGATACCATTACGGTAGAGCCCTGGAGAGCAAACGCTTTCCCGGTAATTAAAGACCTGACGGTAGATCGTCGTTCATTCGACCGCATCATCGAAGCAGGTGGTTACATCTCTGTAAATACAGGTAACGCGGTAGACGCGAACGCTATTCCCATCAACAAGACGGATGCAGATGCGGCGTTTGCAGCAGCAGCCTGTATCGGTTGCGGTGCCTGTGTAGCGGCTTGTAAAAACTCTTCGGCAATGCTGTTCGTATCTGCCAAGGTTTCCCAGCTGGCATTGTTGCCACAGGGCCAGCCAGAACGCCAGGAACGTGCGCTGAACATGGTAGCACAAATGGATAAGGAAGGTTTTGGTAGCTGTACCAACACCGGCGCTTGTGAAGCGGAATGTCCTAAAGGCATCTCCCTCACTAACATCGCCCGCCTTAACCGTGAGTTTATCGGCGCAGGTTTCGGTAAAGAAGACTAA
- the der gene encoding ribosome biogenesis GTPase Der: protein MAGFTVAIVGRPNVGKSTLFNRLLEQRKAIVDDFSGVTRDRQYGVADWNGKTFNVIDTGGFVVGSDDIFEREIRKQVIVAMNEANVILFMCDVTTGITDLDASMADQLRRTDKPVYVVVNKVDNSERLLDATEFYSLGFERTFFLSSITGSGTGELLDDVVTHYNDEVDEVSPEDEGIPKIAIIGQPNVGKSSLLNALVGEERNIVSDIAGTTRDTIHTRYKLFQKDFILIDTAGIRRKSKVHEDLEFYSVIRAIRAVDEADVCMLLLDAEKGITAQDLSIFSLAARKGKGVVVLVNKWDLVEDKETNSVRDYEKELKNRMAPFVDVPIIFTSVPEKQRIFKAIEMALQVAENRKKKVPTSKLNDVMLKAIESFKPPVVRGTPIKIKYVTQLPTYTPAFAFFANLPDDIKQPYKNYLENQLRSHFDFQGVPIKIFFRKK, encoded by the coding sequence ATGGCTGGTTTTACTGTAGCTATTGTGGGACGTCCGAACGTAGGAAAATCAACTTTGTTTAACCGTTTGCTCGAGCAACGAAAAGCCATCGTTGATGACTTCAGCGGCGTAACCCGCGACAGGCAATATGGTGTGGCCGACTGGAATGGCAAAACTTTCAACGTGATCGATACCGGCGGTTTCGTCGTAGGCAGTGACGATATCTTCGAACGCGAAATCCGCAAACAGGTGATTGTTGCCATGAATGAGGCAAATGTGATCCTCTTCATGTGTGATGTAACCACCGGCATTACCGACCTGGACGCCAGCATGGCCGATCAGCTGCGTCGTACGGACAAGCCCGTGTACGTTGTCGTAAATAAAGTAGACAATAGCGAACGTCTGCTGGATGCGACTGAATTTTACAGCCTCGGTTTCGAACGCACTTTCTTCCTGTCGTCTATTACCGGCAGCGGTACCGGCGAATTGCTGGATGATGTGGTTACTCATTACAACGATGAGGTTGACGAGGTGTCACCAGAAGATGAAGGTATTCCGAAGATCGCGATCATCGGTCAGCCCAACGTTGGTAAATCATCTCTGCTGAACGCATTGGTAGGAGAGGAGCGTAACATCGTTTCCGATATTGCCGGCACCACCCGTGATACCATTCATACCCGCTATAAACTTTTCCAGAAAGACTTTATACTGATCGATACTGCGGGTATCCGTCGTAAATCCAAAGTACACGAAGACCTCGAGTTCTATTCCGTGATCCGGGCGATCCGTGCCGTGGACGAGGCGGATGTATGTATGTTGCTGCTGGATGCCGAAAAAGGCATCACCGCTCAGGACCTCAGCATTTTCAGCCTGGCCGCCCGTAAAGGCAAGGGCGTGGTAGTGCTGGTTAATAAATGGGACCTGGTGGAAGATAAGGAAACCAACAGCGTTCGCGATTACGAAAAGGAACTCAAAAACAGGATGGCTCCATTCGTAGATGTGCCGATCATCTTCACCTCCGTACCTGAGAAACAGCGTATCTTCAAAGCTATCGAAATGGCGTTGCAGGTGGCAGAGAACCGTAAAAAGAAGGTACCTACCTCGAAATTGAACGATGTGATGTTGAAAGCCATCGAATCCTTCAAGCCGCCGGTAGTTCGCGGCACACCTATCAAAATAAAATATGTGACGCAATTGCCTACATATACCCCTGCTTTTGCATTTTTTGCCAATTTACCGGACGATATTAAGCAGCCGTATAAAAATTATCTGGAAAACCAGCTGAGAAGTCACTTTGATTTCCAGGGTGTTCCGATAAAAATCTTCTTTAGAAAGAAGTAA
- the era gene encoding GTPase Era, giving the protein MHRAGFVNIFGKPNAGKSTLLNALLGEKLAIVSPKVQTTRHRITAVLTEPGYQIVFSDTPGIIDPKYKLHEKMMGAVKSALEDADVALLMLDPRDRVEESFEMFDALKLKTPTVVLVINKVDTLSKEELEAMTERGKNWGKAKAIIPIAAVQKKGLKELKEAIVSFLPEGEPFYPEDTLTDRSTRFFVAEMVREKIFHLYDEEIPYHTTVIVTQFQEKDTLTKITAEIIVTRETQKAIILGEKGRSIRELGTQARKDIEQFVGRKVFLELFVKVRGKWRDNDTYLKEYGF; this is encoded by the coding sequence ATGCACCGCGCAGGATTTGTAAACATATTCGGTAAGCCAAACGCCGGCAAAAGCACGCTGTTAAACGCGCTGCTCGGTGAAAAGCTGGCCATTGTATCGCCAAAGGTGCAAACCACCCGCCACCGTATTACAGCTGTGCTTACTGAACCCGGTTACCAGATAGTGTTCTCGGACACACCAGGTATCATCGATCCTAAATACAAATTGCACGAGAAAATGATGGGCGCGGTGAAATCCGCTCTTGAAGACGCGGACGTGGCATTACTCATGCTCGATCCGCGCGATCGCGTGGAAGAAAGCTTCGAGATGTTCGATGCATTGAAACTGAAAACGCCAACAGTTGTTCTCGTCATCAATAAAGTTGATACGCTTTCCAAAGAAGAACTGGAAGCCATGACCGAAAGAGGGAAGAACTGGGGCAAGGCCAAAGCCATCATCCCTATCGCAGCAGTGCAAAAGAAGGGGCTGAAAGAGCTGAAAGAAGCCATCGTTTCTTTTTTGCCCGAGGGCGAACCTTTTTACCCGGAAGATACATTAACAGACCGCTCCACCCGCTTCTTCGTAGCGGAGATGGTACGCGAAAAAATATTTCACCTGTACGATGAGGAAATCCCTTATCACACGACTGTGATCGTTACGCAGTTCCAGGAAAAAGACACGCTTACTAAAATCACCGCAGAGATCATCGTTACCCGCGAAACGCAGAAAGCGATCATCCTCGGAGAAAAAGGCAGGTCCATCCGCGAACTCGGAACGCAGGCCAGAAAAGATATCGAACAATTTGTGGGACGTAAAGTGTTCCTCGAACTGTTTGTAAAAGTGCGCGGCAAATGGCGCGACAACGATACGTATCTTAAAGAATACGGATTCTGA
- a CDS encoding S41 family peptidase — translation MPNNRKLNVFLPLLFAIVLALGMYLGHKMPAARNSDSAIFFRQNNRATLQEVLDLLKFNYVDTLDVNDIQQEAIEGMLSHLDPHSIYIPPAQVQAVNEDLQGNFEGIGVEFNITNDTVNVAGVIPGGPSADAGVITGDKIIKVNDSLIAGKKITSENIRKLLRGPNGSKVKTTMLRDGQLIDMVIKRGFIPLLSVDAAYMLEPGTGYIKLNKFSETSYDEFVAAVRKLTKEGMTSLVLDLRQNNGGLLDAATRIADELLEDRKLIVYTQGKAYPRQDYKTQKPGSFEKGPLAILVDEGSASASEILAGAVQDHDRGQIIGRRTFGKGLVQEPFELSNGGTLRLTIARYYLPSNRSIQKSYKDGRAAYDEDLTERYNHGEFLNGDSIRIADTVKYHTDNGRIVYGGGGITPDVFIPFDTSRYSAALTELYTRTTFSDFVYNYYITHRAQFAPYKTPEDFTKQFVITPELYREFLAYAGKDNIKVSTISAHDEPEIKTRLKAMFARQLWRTEGFYQVSNGADQVVKRAIDELKKSK, via the coding sequence ATGCCGAACAACAGGAAGTTGAATGTATTCTTACCCTTGTTATTTGCGATTGTATTAGCACTGGGAATGTATTTGGGACATAAGATGCCGGCTGCGAGAAACAGCGACTCTGCGATATTTTTCAGGCAGAACAACCGGGCGACCCTCCAGGAAGTGCTGGACCTCTTGAAATTCAATTATGTAGATACATTGGATGTAAATGACATACAGCAGGAAGCCATCGAAGGCATGCTGAGTCACCTCGACCCACACTCCATATATATACCTCCTGCGCAGGTGCAGGCAGTGAATGAAGATCTGCAGGGGAATTTTGAAGGTATCGGGGTTGAGTTCAATATTACGAACGATACCGTGAATGTGGCAGGTGTGATCCCTGGCGGGCCTTCGGCCGATGCAGGTGTGATTACCGGGGATAAGATCATCAAAGTAAATGACTCTCTCATCGCTGGTAAAAAGATCACTTCCGAAAACATCCGTAAACTGTTACGTGGCCCGAACGGCAGCAAGGTAAAAACGACCATGTTGCGCGACGGGCAGCTGATAGATATGGTGATCAAACGTGGGTTTATTCCGTTGTTGAGCGTAGATGCCGCCTACATGCTGGAACCCGGCACCGGCTATATCAAGCTGAACAAGTTCTCCGAAACGAGCTACGATGAATTTGTGGCCGCAGTAAGGAAACTCACGAAAGAAGGTATGACCAGCCTGGTACTGGACCTGCGCCAGAACAACGGCGGTTTGCTGGATGCAGCGACCCGTATTGCGGACGAGCTGCTGGAAGACCGTAAGCTGATCGTGTACACACAAGGTAAAGCCTATCCACGACAGGATTATAAAACACAAAAACCCGGCTCCTTTGAAAAAGGCCCGCTGGCAATCCTGGTAGATGAAGGCTCCGCCTCTGCCAGTGAAATTCTTGCCGGTGCCGTACAAGACCATGACCGCGGACAAATTATCGGCCGTCGCACCTTTGGTAAAGGCCTGGTGCAGGAACCATTTGAACTGAGCAACGGTGGCACCCTTCGCCTCACCATTGCACGGTACTACCTGCCATCTAACCGCAGTATACAGAAGTCTTATAAAGACGGTCGCGCGGCTTACGACGAAGATCTTACCGAACGATACAACCACGGAGAATTCCTGAACGGCGACAGCATCCGCATTGCCGACACCGTAAAATATCATACCGACAACGGCCGCATCGTGTACGGTGGCGGTGGTATTACGCCAGATGTGTTTATTCCGTTCGATACGTCGCGTTATTCCGCGGCGCTGACCGAATTATATACACGCACTACCTTCTCCGACTTTGTGTACAATTATTATATCACCCATCGCGCGCAGTTCGCGCCTTACAAAACCCCGGAAGACTTTACGAAGCAATTCGTGATCACGCCTGAACTGTACCGCGAGTTCCTGGCCTATGCGGGTAAGGACAACATTAAAGTAAGCACCATTTCGGCGCATGACGAACCGGAGATCAAAACCAGGCTGAAGGCGATGTTCGCCAGGCAGCTCTGGAGAACGGAAGGCTTTTACCAGGTGAGTAACGGGGCCGACCAGGTGGTGAAACGGGCGATAGACGAATTAAAGAAAAGCAAGTAA
- a CDS encoding single-stranded DNA-binding protein — translation MIKFQMIGHLGQNAVSKELNGKHVLNFTVAYNERFKDAQGQQHERTVWADCALWGQPNIGPYLTQGMQVFIEGTPRVEAYADKEGKPGAALRILVSKCKLLGGKREAAGGTEQPVAYGPQTADDLPF, via the coding sequence ATGATCAAATTCCAGATGATTGGGCATTTGGGGCAAAATGCCGTTTCCAAAGAATTGAATGGAAAGCACGTATTAAATTTTACGGTTGCTTACAATGAACGTTTTAAAGATGCCCAGGGCCAGCAGCATGAGCGAACGGTTTGGGCCGACTGTGCGTTGTGGGGCCAGCCGAACATTGGTCCTTATCTTACACAAGGCATGCAGGTGTTTATCGAAGGCACGCCGCGTGTAGAAGCTTACGCCGACAAAGAAGGCAAGCCAGGTGCAGCACTGCGCATACTGGTGAGTAAGTGTAAGTTGTTAGGCGGCAAACGAGAGGCTGCCGGAGGAACCGAACAGCCGGTCGCTTACGGGCCGCAGACGGCGGATGATTTGCCGTTTTAG
- the murQ gene encoding N-acetylmuramic acid 6-phosphate etherase, with product MEFKKVTEQPSPYRHLEKMSVPDLLKNINNEDKTVPMAVEAAMPQIAQLVTAISDKMLSGGRLFYIGAGTSGRLGIVDASECPPTFGVPHGLVIGLIAGGDSAIRKAVEFAEDSREQGWEDLTKHNISDKDVVVGIAASGTTPYVINALRECRRQGIITGSISCNPGSPVSAEADFPIEVVVGPEFITGSTRMKSGTAQKLVLNMISTAVMVQLGRVEDNKMVNMQLSNEKLVDRGIKMLMERLDMQDYEAAKALLLAHGSVKKAVEAVK from the coding sequence ATGGAATTTAAGAAAGTTACCGAGCAACCGTCTCCTTACAGGCACCTGGAAAAAATGAGCGTGCCTGATTTATTGAAAAACATCAATAACGAAGACAAAACCGTGCCCATGGCCGTTGAAGCCGCTATGCCGCAAATCGCACAGCTGGTGACCGCCATCTCCGACAAAATGCTTTCGGGCGGACGGTTGTTTTACATCGGCGCCGGTACCAGTGGCCGTTTAGGCATCGTGGACGCTTCAGAATGCCCGCCCACATTTGGCGTACCGCATGGCCTGGTGATCGGGCTGATAGCCGGTGGCGACAGTGCCATCCGTAAAGCGGTAGAATTTGCGGAAGATAGCCGCGAACAAGGCTGGGAAGATCTCACGAAACATAATATTTCCGATAAAGATGTGGTCGTAGGCATTGCAGCCAGCGGTACCACGCCTTACGTAATCAATGCGCTGCGCGAATGTCGCAGGCAGGGGATTATTACGGGCAGCATTTCCTGTAACCCCGGCTCCCCGGTCTCTGCCGAAGCCGATTTTCCCATCGAAGTGGTGGTTGGGCCAGAGTTCATTACGGGTAGCACACGCATGAAAAGCGGAACAGCGCAAAAGCTGGTACTCAACATGATCTCTACTGCGGTAATGGTGCAACTCGGCAGGGTAGAGGATAATAAGATGGTGAACATGCAGTTAAGCAATGAAAAGCTGGTCGACCGTGGCATTAAAATGTTGATGGAACGCCTGGACATGCAGGACTACGAAGCGGCAAAAGCATTGCTGTTAGCGCATGGCAGCGTAAAAAAAGCAGTGGAAGCGGTTAAATAA
- a CDS encoding succinate dehydrogenase cytochrome b subunit — MKWSQFFNTSIGKKLLVGATGFFLCSFVIVHLAGNISLLYEDRGESFNAYATFMSHNGLIQFIAWGLKVVILIHAVIALQLTFKNRAARPVKYAVNPGNKTSSWFSRQMAIMGSVLLIFLIVHLAQFWWAMHYDAAIPMVTYEGDSKEYKDLYLVVQEAFQVPLNVIIYVIGMIGLSFHLIHGFKSACQTFGLNHKKYNGIINFLGVWLFGIVIPAGFALIPLVIYFKSL; from the coding sequence ATGAAATGGTCACAATTCTTTAATACTTCTATAGGAAAGAAGTTATTAGTGGGCGCAACAGGTTTTTTCCTTTGTAGCTTCGTGATTGTTCACCTTGCAGGTAACATATCACTACTTTACGAAGATCGGGGAGAATCGTTTAATGCCTACGCCACGTTTATGAGCCACAATGGCCTTATCCAGTTTATAGCCTGGGGCCTTAAAGTGGTAATTCTTATTCACGCTGTCATTGCTTTGCAGCTGACTTTCAAGAACCGCGCCGCCCGTCCCGTTAAATACGCGGTAAACCCGGGCAACAAAACCTCTTCCTGGTTCAGCCGTCAAATGGCGATCATGGGTAGCGTACTGCTCATCTTCCTGATCGTGCACCTTGCACAGTTCTGGTGGGCAATGCACTACGATGCTGCTATTCCGATGGTCACTTACGAGGGCGATTCCAAAGAGTACAAAGATCTGTACCTCGTAGTACAAGAGGCCTTCCAGGTACCATTAAACGTGATCATTTACGTAATCGGTATGATTGGCCTGTCGTTCCACCTTATTCATGGTTTTAAGAGCGCCTGCCAGACTTTTGGCCTCAATCATAAAAAGTACAACGGCATCATCAACTTCCTGGGCGTATGGCTGTTCGGCATCGTTATTCCTGCCGGTTTTGCCCTGATCCCGTTAGTTATTTACTTCAAATCATTATAG